In one Echinicola marina genomic region, the following are encoded:
- a CDS encoding DEAD/DEAH box helicase, with the protein MKFDDLRIIPPILKALKDKNYAEPTSIQEQAIPLILQGNDVLGCAQTGTGKTAAFSIPIIQHIHQAPYANDPWPKIRSLIVTPTRELAIQIGENINQYAKYTKIKHSVIFGGVKQGQQVEKLKKGVHILVATPGRLLDLIDQGHISLKSVDLFVLDEADRMLDMGFINDIKKLLKILPTKRQSLFFSATMPDNILSLSKQILHHPQKVEVTPVSSTAETIQQYVYYTNKSSKKSLLLHILEDEKIDQVLLFSRTKHGADRIVRDLKKKNIHAAAIHGDKAQNQRQKVLKDFKGGKIRVLVATDIAARGIDIDKLKYVINFDIPEAAETYIHRIGRSGRAGEAGIALSLCEPEENAYLKDIEKLANKQVSVVNNHPFPQTDKPMTAQQKKEFNKEKQRRKQEFFANRKKNGGGRR; encoded by the coding sequence ATGAAATTTGACGATCTGAGGATCATTCCTCCCATACTAAAAGCCTTAAAGGACAAAAATTATGCTGAGCCTACCTCTATTCAAGAGCAGGCCATCCCTCTTATACTTCAAGGAAATGATGTCCTTGGCTGTGCTCAAACAGGTACCGGAAAAACCGCAGCTTTTTCCATCCCTATCATTCAACATATCCACCAAGCCCCTTATGCCAATGACCCTTGGCCAAAAATCCGATCTTTGATCGTCACTCCTACTAGGGAACTGGCCATTCAAATCGGCGAGAATATCAATCAATACGCCAAATACACCAAAATTAAACACTCTGTGATTTTTGGTGGGGTAAAGCAAGGACAACAGGTAGAAAAACTAAAAAAAGGTGTACATATTCTTGTGGCCACTCCTGGAAGGCTTTTGGACCTGATTGACCAAGGACATATCAGCCTCAAATCTGTAGACCTATTTGTCCTGGATGAAGCGGACAGGATGTTGGACATGGGATTTATCAATGACATCAAGAAATTGTTAAAGATACTTCCTACAAAAAGACAGTCCCTCTTCTTCTCGGCCACCATGCCGGACAATATTCTCAGCCTTTCAAAGCAAATATTACATCACCCTCAAAAAGTGGAAGTCACTCCGGTTTCCTCTACGGCTGAGACCATCCAACAATATGTTTATTATACCAATAAAAGTAGCAAAAAATCCTTGCTGCTGCATATTTTGGAGGATGAAAAGATTGATCAGGTACTATTGTTCTCTAGGACCAAACATGGTGCAGATAGAATTGTAAGAGACCTCAAAAAGAAGAATATCCATGCTGCTGCCATTCATGGGGACAAGGCACAAAACCAAAGACAGAAGGTGCTTAAGGACTTCAAAGGCGGAAAGATAAGGGTATTGGTGGCTACTGATATTGCAGCAAGAGGAATCGATATAGACAAACTGAAATATGTGATCAATTTTGATATTCCAGAAGCTGCAGAAACTTACATCCACCGTATTGGCCGATCGGGACGAGCTGGTGAAGCAGGTATCGCACTTTCGCTTTGTGAACCAGAGGAAAATGCTTACCTCAAGGACATTGAGAAATTGGCCAACAAGCAGGTCAGTGTGGTGAACAATCACCCTTTCCCCCAAACGGATAAGCCCATGACTGCACAGCAGAAAAAAGAATTCAACAAAGAAAAACAGAGGCGCAAACAGGAATTCTTTGCTAACCGCAAAAAGAATGGCGGCGGAAGAAGATAA
- a CDS encoding alpha-N-arabinofuranosidase, which translates to MKKSFLGGLLVAVIMLSGFNVQAQNKLVINADQGKTQISRHIYGHFSEHLGRCIYGGIWVGPDSDIENINGYRTDVFQALKNLDIPNLRWPGGCFADEYHWTDGIGPRSERPKMINTHWGGVTEDNSFGTHEFFGFVELLETEPYITGNVGSGSVEEMSKWVEYINFDGVSPMADLRKKNGREEPWQIKYWGVGNESWGCGGNMTPEYYANEYRRYATFARDYPGAKLYKIAGGANSTDYNWTEVLMQKIPLHMMDAMSLHYYTIPGNWGDKGSSTDFSNEEYLVTLQKAAFMDELLNRHETIMDKYDPRKRVKLIVDEWGTWYDVEPNTNPGFLYQQNTLRDAFVAAITLNTFNKHADRVHMANLAQTVNVLQALILTEEDKMLLTPTYHVFDLYKPHMDATLLPSYVQSDMVEAGSTKMEALNVSSSLSEDGTVNISIANIDPEKAIDLEVFLHGTDAKDVSGRYLTAENLNSHNSFEDTDVVSIQEFDDFKWAKDVLNVKVPAKSVVVLRVK; encoded by the coding sequence ATGAAAAAATCATTTCTTGGTGGGCTGCTAGTAGCTGTGATAATGCTATCAGGCTTCAATGTGCAGGCTCAAAACAAGTTGGTCATCAATGCTGACCAAGGTAAGACCCAAATTAGCCGACATATTTATGGGCATTTCAGTGAACACCTTGGACGTTGTATCTATGGTGGCATATGGGTAGGCCCTGATTCAGATATAGAAAATATCAATGGTTATAGAACCGATGTTTTTCAAGCATTAAAAAATCTTGACATTCCTAATTTAAGGTGGCCAGGTGGCTGTTTTGCTGACGAATATCATTGGACAGATGGCATTGGTCCAAGAAGTGAAAGACCTAAGATGATCAATACCCATTGGGGAGGTGTTACAGAGGACAATTCCTTTGGTACACATGAGTTTTTTGGCTTTGTGGAGCTGTTAGAAACTGAGCCCTATATCACAGGTAATGTGGGCAGTGGTTCTGTAGAGGAGATGTCAAAATGGGTAGAATACATCAATTTTGATGGTGTGAGCCCAATGGCTGATTTGAGAAAGAAAAATGGAAGAGAGGAGCCTTGGCAAATCAAGTATTGGGGTGTAGGTAATGAAAGCTGGGGTTGTGGTGGAAATATGACGCCAGAATATTATGCCAATGAATATAGGAGGTATGCTACTTTTGCTAGGGATTATCCCGGGGCAAAACTTTACAAGATTGCTGGTGGTGCCAATTCTACAGATTATAATTGGACAGAAGTGCTGATGCAGAAGATTCCTTTGCATATGATGGATGCGATGTCCTTGCACTATTATACGATTCCAGGTAACTGGGGAGATAAAGGCTCTTCAACAGATTTCTCCAATGAAGAATACTTGGTGACTTTGCAAAAAGCAGCATTTATGGACGAATTGCTAAATAGGCATGAGACCATTATGGATAAATATGATCCGAGAAAGCGTGTGAAGTTGATTGTGGACGAGTGGGGAACCTGGTATGATGTAGAACCAAATACCAATCCTGGTTTCCTATACCAACAAAATACCCTTAGAGATGCCTTCGTTGCGGCGATTACACTGAATACCTTCAATAAGCATGCTGATAGGGTGCATATGGCCAATTTGGCGCAAACAGTCAATGTATTACAGGCATTGATTTTGACAGAAGAGGATAAGATGTTGCTGACGCCTACTTATCACGTATTTGATTTATATAAACCACATATGGATGCCACGCTTTTGCCAAGCTATGTACAGTCTGATATGGTAGAAGCAGGAAGTACCAAAATGGAAGCATTGAATGTTTCCTCTTCACTGTCAGAAGATGGTACCGTGAATATCAGTATTGCCAATATTGACCCTGAAAAAGCGATTGACTTAGAAGTGTTCTTGCATGGTACTGATGCAAAGGATGTAAGCGGGAGGTATTTGACTGCCGAAAATTTAAATTCTCATAATTCGTTTGAGGATACAGATGTAGTAAGTATCCAGGAATTTGATGATTTCAAATGGGCTAAGGATGTGTTGAATGTGAAAGTTCCGGCCAAGTCTGTAGTAGTACTTAGAGTGAAATAA
- a CDS encoding aldo/keto reductase, whose product MTLKPLGNTGIQVPTIVFGTSALGNLFTALSPEVKEEIVKESIKYTQPQTFFDSAGKYGAGLALESLGNALNALEIPKDQVVVSNKLGWVRSPLLTPEPTFEKGVWRDLKHDAVQKISYNGILECFEEGNELLQGYSTQLASVHDPDEYLAKASNAAEEATLFEDILEAYRALEDLKKKGLVKGIGVGAKDWKVIPRIYKHVKLDWVMFANSMTIISHPLELMTFMQQLADDGVGILNSAVFQSGFLVGGDYYDYQLIMPDTLENKQKFDWRERFFAACKDFGVTPAHACVQFGLSAPGVTSVALSTTEPEKVKRNVDSTVNKLPDEFWAELKNRGLLHEYSPV is encoded by the coding sequence ATGACATTAAAACCCTTAGGTAATACCGGTATTCAGGTACCAACCATCGTTTTTGGAACCAGTGCATTGGGCAATTTATTCACCGCCCTGAGTCCAGAAGTGAAAGAAGAAATAGTTAAAGAAAGTATAAAATATACCCAACCCCAGACATTTTTTGATTCAGCTGGAAAGTATGGTGCCGGCCTTGCGCTGGAGTCATTGGGCAATGCCTTAAATGCCCTGGAAATCCCCAAAGACCAAGTGGTAGTCAGCAATAAGCTGGGCTGGGTAAGGAGCCCGCTTCTTACACCAGAACCTACTTTTGAAAAAGGGGTTTGGAGAGACCTTAAGCATGATGCAGTTCAAAAGATCAGTTATAATGGTATTTTGGAATGTTTTGAAGAAGGGAATGAATTGCTACAGGGATATTCCACACAGTTGGCTTCCGTGCATGATCCAGATGAATACCTCGCCAAGGCCAGTAATGCAGCAGAAGAAGCAACTTTGTTTGAGGATATTCTGGAAGCTTACAGGGCATTGGAAGATTTGAAGAAAAAGGGATTGGTTAAGGGAATAGGCGTAGGAGCGAAGGACTGGAAGGTGATTCCTCGGATTTATAAGCATGTAAAGTTAGATTGGGTCATGTTTGCTAACAGTATGACCATCATTTCCCATCCGCTGGAGCTGATGACTTTCATGCAGCAATTGGCAGATGATGGTGTGGGGATTCTAAATTCAGCAGTATTCCAATCGGGATTTTTGGTAGGCGGAGATTATTACGACTATCAGTTGATCATGCCAGACACGCTAGAAAATAAACAAAAGTTTGATTGGCGGGAAAGGTTCTTTGCGGCCTGTAAGGATTTTGGAGTTACACCAGCCCATGCTTGTGTGCAGTTTGGACTTTCTGCTCCTGGAGTTACCAGCGTAGCCTTGAGTACCACAGAACCTGAAAAAGTAAAAAGAAATGTGGATTCCACGGTCAATAAGTTGCCTGATGAGTTTTGGGCAGAACTGAAAAACAGGGGATTGTTGCATGAATATAGTCCAGTTTAA
- a CDS encoding ribulokinase, whose amino-acid sequence MKDNFVIGLDYGSDSVRAVIVNTANGEVKASHVFWYPRWKEGKYCKPTENQFRQHPLDHLEGLEVTIKEVVKESGVPKDQIIGICVDTTGSSPMAVDQKGKPLALSAEFAENPNAMMVLWKDHTAIKEADEINELSRTWGGEDFTKYEGGIYSSEWFWAKILHVIREDEAVAEAAYSWMEHCDVITAELIGAEDPLSFKRSRCAAGHKALWHESWNGLPPKEFLGKLDPRLADLRDRLYTDTFTSDLPAGNLSAAWAEKLGLNPETVVAVGTFDAHAGAVGGEVTENTLVKVMGTSTCDIMVASYEAIGDNLVKGICGQVDGSVVPGTVGLEAGQSGFGDVLAWFKNLITKPTIDLIQASKAIKEEEKGALIAEIDSQLLIKLSEQALQIPLSATAPVALDWVNGRRTPDANQGLKGALMGLSMGTDAARVFKALVESICFGSKKIVDRFREEGVQIDTVIGMGGVAKKSKLVMQTMADVLDMPIKIATSDQAPALGAAMYASVAAGIHPNTEAAIAAMSNGFDAVYEPIPENVKVYEKLYREYTEFGAFVEGEKSVALAD is encoded by the coding sequence ATGAAGGATAACTTTGTCATCGGCCTAGATTATGGCTCGGATTCGGTTAGGGCAGTAATCGTCAATACAGCAAACGGGGAGGTAAAAGCGAGTCATGTGTTCTGGTATCCTCGGTGGAAAGAAGGGAAATACTGCAAGCCAACTGAAAATCAATTCAGACAGCATCCGTTGGATCATCTGGAAGGGTTGGAAGTAACCATAAAGGAAGTGGTGAAGGAGTCCGGGGTTCCCAAAGATCAGATTATAGGGATTTGTGTCGATACCACCGGTTCATCGCCCATGGCAGTTGACCAGAAAGGAAAGCCATTGGCTTTGTCAGCAGAATTTGCAGAAAATCCCAATGCCATGATGGTATTATGGAAGGACCATACCGCTATCAAAGAAGCCGATGAGATCAATGAATTGTCCAGAACTTGGGGCGGTGAAGACTTTACCAAATACGAAGGAGGAATTTACTCATCCGAATGGTTTTGGGCGAAAATATTGCACGTGATCCGTGAAGATGAAGCGGTGGCTGAGGCGGCCTATTCATGGATGGAGCATTGTGATGTAATTACCGCCGAATTGATAGGGGCGGAAGATCCGCTATCTTTCAAAAGAAGCAGATGTGCAGCTGGTCATAAAGCCCTTTGGCATGAAAGCTGGAACGGATTGCCACCCAAGGAATTCTTGGGCAAATTGGATCCTCGTTTGGCGGATTTAAGGGATCGCTTATATACAGACACCTTTACCTCGGACTTGCCAGCAGGTAATTTAAGTGCAGCATGGGCAGAGAAACTAGGACTGAACCCTGAGACAGTAGTGGCTGTAGGTACCTTTGATGCACATGCAGGAGCCGTAGGTGGTGAAGTTACTGAGAATACTTTGGTAAAAGTCATGGGAACCTCTACCTGTGATATTATGGTGGCATCCTATGAGGCTATTGGCGATAATTTGGTAAAAGGAATCTGCGGACAGGTAGATGGATCAGTTGTTCCAGGAACTGTTGGTTTGGAGGCAGGACAGTCCGGTTTTGGGGATGTCTTGGCATGGTTCAAGAATTTAATTACCAAACCAACCATAGATTTAATCCAAGCAAGCAAAGCGATCAAGGAAGAGGAGAAAGGAGCCTTGATTGCTGAAATTGATAGCCAATTATTGATAAAACTTTCTGAGCAGGCTTTACAAATTCCTTTGTCTGCAACTGCTCCTGTCGCCCTTGACTGGGTGAATGGCCGTAGGACACCTGATGCTAACCAAGGGCTCAAAGGAGCTTTGATGGGGCTTAGCATGGGCACAGATGCAGCGAGAGTATTTAAGGCTTTGGTAGAATCCATTTGTTTTGGTTCCAAAAAGATAGTGGATCGCTTCAGAGAAGAAGGTGTCCAAATCGATACGGTAATCGGTATGGGTGGAGTAGCCAAAAAGTCTAAATTGGTCATGCAGACCATGGCGGATGTTTTGGATATGCCTATCAAAATCGCTACTTCTGACCAAGCGCCTGCATTGGGTGCAGCCATGTATGCATCAGTGGCTGCTGGAATACATCCAAATACAGAAGCAGCTATTGCCGCGATGTCCAATGGTTTCGATGCTGTTTACGAGCCGATACCTGAAAATGTAAAAGTGTACGAAAAATTATATAGGGAATATACTGAGTTTGGAGCCTTTGTTGAAGGTGAGAAATCAGTTGCTTTAGCTGATTAA
- a CDS encoding VIT1/CCC1 transporter family protein: MALEEGNFSKGHLLQENAAPSQFEKYLAEFVYGGIDGCVTTFAVVAGSVGAGLDSAIIIILGFANLLADGFSMSIGAYLSTKSERDNYHKHRNREYWEIRHMPEDEREEIRAIYKDKGFEGELLEQVVDTITSDRDRWVDVMMKEELEMIKDKKSPFFIGFFTYISFISVGLVPLMVYVWDYFEPIKQDIFLITSVLTGAGFILIGILKTYVNETKMWKGALETLFLGTVAAIVAYYVGDILEQLLSK, translated from the coding sequence ATGGCTTTAGAAGAAGGCAATTTCTCAAAAGGACACCTACTACAGGAAAATGCGGCCCCTTCCCAATTTGAAAAATACCTGGCAGAATTTGTTTACGGAGGCATTGACGGATGCGTAACTACCTTTGCTGTGGTAGCAGGATCAGTTGGGGCAGGTCTGGACAGTGCTATTATTATCATCTTGGGCTTTGCCAACCTCTTGGCAGATGGTTTCTCTATGTCCATTGGCGCATATTTGTCTACAAAATCAGAAAGAGACAATTACCATAAGCACAGAAATAGAGAATATTGGGAAATCAGGCATATGCCTGAAGATGAAAGGGAAGAGATCAGGGCCATTTACAAAGACAAGGGTTTTGAAGGGGAACTTCTGGAACAAGTAGTCGACACCATCACCAGTGACAGGGACCGCTGGGTGGATGTCATGATGAAAGAGGAGCTGGAAATGATTAAAGATAAAAAGTCTCCTTTTTTTATAGGCTTTTTCACCTATATATCATTTATTTCAGTCGGTCTAGTTCCGCTGATGGTATATGTATGGGATTATTTCGAGCCCATAAAACAAGATATTTTTCTCATCACCTCCGTCCTCACCGGAGCAGGCTTTATTTTAATTGGCATACTCAAAACCTATGTCAATGAGACCAAGATGTGGAAAGGAGCCTTGGAAACCCTTTTCCTAGGTACTGTAGCAGCCATTGTCGCTTATTATGTAGGAGATATTTTGGAGCAATTGCTAAGTAAATAA
- the fucP gene encoding L-fucose:H+ symporter permease, with translation MNNQTKSRLVSKETLLPFILLTSLFLLWGLANNMTDTLLAAFKKILSMTDTQTSWIQMAFYGAYFCLALPAAIYIKKYTYKSGVLLGLGLFAVGGLLFYPASILMSYGFFLFALYVLAGGLSILETSANPYIMVMGPASSATRRLNLAQSFNPVGSIIGVLLSKLFILSQLNVAEADERSQMTAEQLTQVRQAELDAVMSTYVGVALFLVLVWILIKFTKMPSASEDVQQDSLSNGFKRLFANKNYTFGVLTQFFYVGAQIGVWSYTIRYIMLELDLNESDASDYYMAAIILFTVSRFLFTALMKFIRPSLLMAISAIIAIGLTAVVILSSGMVGAIALVLISGCMSLMFPTIYGLAAEGLGQDTKLGGSGLIMAILGGAVFPVIQGMVSDYFQSIHISFLVPAACYLMVVGYGFYHYRHKKEIPAMAGNA, from the coding sequence ATGAATAACCAAACTAAATCCAGGCTGGTGTCCAAGGAGACATTATTGCCCTTTATTTTGCTGACTAGTCTTTTCCTGCTTTGGGGACTGGCCAATAATATGACTGATACCTTGCTGGCGGCTTTCAAGAAAATCCTGAGCATGACTGATACGCAGACTTCCTGGATTCAGATGGCCTTTTATGGGGCTTATTTCTGCTTAGCCTTACCCGCAGCGATTTATATTAAAAAGTACACCTATAAATCAGGGGTTTTATTGGGCTTGGGACTTTTTGCTGTTGGGGGATTGTTATTTTATCCAGCCAGTATATTGATGTCCTATGGCTTTTTCCTTTTTGCGCTTTATGTATTGGCTGGAGGACTTTCCATATTAGAAACTTCTGCGAACCCTTATATCATGGTAATGGGACCAGCGTCTTCTGCAACCAGAAGATTGAACCTTGCTCAGTCCTTTAATCCAGTAGGGTCCATTATTGGTGTGTTACTTAGTAAGCTGTTTATCTTATCCCAACTAAATGTTGCTGAAGCAGATGAGAGAAGTCAGATGACAGCTGAGCAGTTAACTCAGGTTCGTCAGGCGGAATTGGATGCAGTGATGAGCACGTATGTCGGTGTAGCGCTTTTCTTGGTATTGGTTTGGATCTTGATCAAGTTTACCAAAATGCCCTCTGCATCTGAAGATGTACAGCAGGATTCCTTGTCCAATGGCTTTAAGCGACTCTTTGCCAATAAAAACTATACCTTTGGTGTGCTGACCCAGTTCTTTTATGTAGGTGCTCAAATTGGTGTTTGGTCTTATACCATTAGGTATATCATGTTGGAATTAGATCTGAACGAGAGTGATGCATCAGATTATTATATGGCTGCAATCATTTTATTTACTGTCAGCAGATTCTTGTTTACCGCTTTGATGAAGTTTATCCGGCCAAGTTTGCTGATGGCCATTTCCGCGATTATTGCTATTGGACTTACTGCTGTGGTGATCCTGAGTAGTGGTATGGTAGGTGCTATTGCATTGGTACTGATATCAGGCTGTATGTCATTGATGTTCCCCACTATTTATGGTTTGGCGGCAGAAGGCTTGGGACAAGATACCAAATTAGGTGGTTCCGGTTTGATCATGGCGATATTAGGTGGAGCGGTCTTCCCTGTAATCCAAGGAATGGTTTCTGATTATTTCCAAAGTATCCATATTTCGTTCTTGGTACCAGCAGCTTGTTACCTGATGGTGGTAGGGTATGGTTTCTACCATTATAGGCACAAAAAAGAAATCCCTGCCATGGCCGGTAATGCCTAA
- a CDS encoding LacI family DNA-binding transcriptional regulator, translated as MKKKRITLKDIAQELNVSISTVSRALKDHPDIDKTLTKKIKALAQKWNYIPNPLAMGLLRQQTRVIGVIVPDLVTYFFSSIISGIEEELQQAGYYIVISSSKESMEKEIESVNNLLNLRIDGLIVCLAQDSKNTEHFKKVLDHDVPLVFFDRVCLEKKVSTVVVDNVSMAKGITTHFHQNGARRIAHITGPKHLNIVQERSEGYLKGLNEVGLEFDPQYLIHTDLSPENATKATQILLNLASPPDAILGVNDTVIFATMKEIKSRGLSIPNDILLAGFSDEFHATVVEPNLTSVAHPTHEIGRNAAKLILEQIGEGRPIQKKIILNTELHMRESSQKTFV; from the coding sequence ATGAAGAAAAAGAGGATCACGCTAAAGGACATTGCACAGGAACTCAATGTGTCAATTTCTACCGTTTCACGTGCCCTGAAGGACCATCCTGATATAGACAAAACTCTAACAAAAAAGATCAAGGCTTTGGCACAAAAATGGAATTATATCCCCAACCCTTTGGCCATGGGCTTACTCCGCCAACAAACCCGGGTGATAGGTGTCATTGTCCCTGATTTGGTCACTTATTTCTTTTCTTCCATTATATCGGGTATTGAGGAAGAACTGCAACAGGCCGGATATTATATTGTTATTTCTTCCTCCAAGGAATCTATGGAAAAAGAAATTGAATCTGTCAATAACCTACTTAACTTAAGAATAGACGGTTTGATCGTTTGCTTGGCACAAGACAGTAAAAATACCGAACACTTCAAAAAAGTATTGGATCACGATGTTCCTTTAGTTTTCTTTGACCGGGTCTGTCTGGAAAAAAAGGTCTCGACAGTAGTCGTGGATAATGTATCCATGGCCAAGGGTATAACCACCCATTTTCATCAAAATGGCGCTCGGAGAATTGCCCATATTACGGGGCCAAAACATCTCAATATTGTTCAGGAGAGAAGCGAGGGTTATTTAAAGGGACTGAATGAAGTCGGTCTGGAATTTGACCCTCAATATTTAATCCACACAGACCTTTCTCCAGAAAACGCCACCAAGGCTACTCAAATACTGCTCAACCTAGCAAGCCCTCCAGATGCCATTTTAGGTGTAAATGATACGGTGATATTTGCCACGATGAAGGAAATAAAAAGCAGGGGACTGTCCATCCCCAATGATATTCTATTGGCAGGCTTTTCAGATGAGTTTCATGCAACAGTAGTGGAGCCTAACCTGACTTCAGTGGCACACCCAACCCATGAAATTGGGAGAAATGCTGCCAAATTAATTTTGGAACAAATAGGAGAAGGTCGCCCTATTCAGAAAAAAATTATCCTCAATACTGAATTACACATGAGAGAATCCTCTCAAAAAACTTTTGTCTGA